The Argentina anserina chromosome 5, drPotAnse1.1, whole genome shotgun sequence genome includes the window AACCTGTGGAGTTCGAACTCCAAGCCACTTTGCAAATTCATAACCTAGACGTTCAGACTGTGTGGCCATCCTTGACGAGGAAATCTTTATGCAAGCCACTGCTTCTTTAGAAGAATTATCATCATTCCCTGGTTGGTTGAAAAGGGCAAAGAAAACAACTCCTCCGGAATTCACTGTCACCTATATGCAGCAGAACTGAGAGATGATGAGGCaacatataaataataatgacACACTTCTTTGATTCAATCCAATAAACACACAATGATGCTCCATATGTGATTGAAGGGGTTGCTTACCTCCAGCGCTCGGTTCATTTCATCCTCAGACTGATCAGTGCTGCTACTGTGTTCAGTGTGGTGAAGTGAAGAAAGCCTATCCCACGAGAAAAAACTCGACTCAATGTCCAACGTAGCAGCTTTACCAAGTCTTTCCCAGAGACTGACTTCCGTGGTTTGCTCAGGCGACGTGGGGCCTTTCCATTCCTCACTAGACTCTCCTGCACTGAATGCCAACCCACAACCATGATGATACTATGTTCCACATTTCAATGCACATATTCATAACCACAAGATAGCACAAAGTTAACAGCAACCTAGAAGGCATTGTGTCAAGCCTTAACGGGCGGCGAGGGAAGCCAGAGGATTGGTACTTGGAGCTGCGTTTACGGACCAATTCCAGCCATTGAGTGATCTTGAAGGCCGGTCCAGACGCAATGTCACCCAACATATACAAGACCTACATTCCCAAACTACATTTTACATCAACCATTGTTTTATTTCTGTAAATATCAGCTACTATCAACATCATAACATTACACACAAGCATTCAAacaattcaaatttcaaagaactcaaaaGTAACTGACCCGGGAAGTGACGGTAAGAGGCAGAGGAGCCTCGAGGTCGTCAGATCCAGGGTCCAAATCCTTATCTTCCTGCAAATTCAGCATGACCCAATTCGTTTTATGTCTAAACAAATCAATCTCATAAATAAAGATTGCAACTTTATGCAATGCACTAAAAACCCAGATCCCAAAATTGGCAAGAAATGAAGCAAAAGTAAAATAAGCAATAGGGTACAAGATTTTAATGATCTGGGTTTAAACAGAAGGTGGCAAAAGAGAGAGGGGTTTGGAGGAGGAATACCTGGACCTGCAGAGGGTTGATGATTGCAGGCAGCTCCTGCTTTTGCTCTGGTTTTGCCATTATGTTTATTTTTGGGAGAGCTAGTTTTTCTTTAGAAAATATAATGAGAAAGACAGGGCACCACTCTCCTCAATTCTTAGCgagtttagagagagagagagagagagagagagagagagagagactgggGAAAAAGAGTCCCTTTGCTTTATATAACCATTTTGGAAGTTGGCGCCTTTTCAGGGCTCTCTGCTCTTGCAAACATTTAAATAGTCACTCCAAGATATAGCTGGTGGTAAACTGGTACTGCTGGTTTGGTCTTCAACAGTGCAACTCTTGCTTACGAGTTAGATTGGGTTTTGGGAACTGATAGCTGTTGCTGTTGCTGTTGCTACAAGCTATGCTATGATTAGGAACGCACACACTGAATCTTTCTGCTTTGGTTCTTCAGCATAGTGCATTATCCTCGGTTGTTTATAGTGATGGGGTTGTGTGTGTTTATAAAATATAGTATTACACCATCACTGAAACCTACGTAAATATCCACGGATCCACCGACTGCTCTGATTTAATTAGGTGTTGTTCTTCCTCATCTCCCAACggctctttttcttcttttggtgGACAAAATAACAAGATTTTCATTTCTTAGAACAATTCATTGATCTATTATTTAAAACCGTCACACGTATGTCCATCACTAAATGCTCGACATATTATTTAGGCCTCCCTTCATAAGGCAATAGCGTTACACATAGAAACATCTCGCCCAATTTTCTCTCTTAACAAGACCAAACACTCCCAAGTGATGAAGGATGCATGGCAGACTCACGTAAGTATCACGTTGTGATATATTTCAGTTCAGTATTGCACTGACAAAGTTTAATAATTGTGCATGATTTTAGTTTTAGGTCGGAATTTAAACACGGAGATAACATCAAGTGATCAATTTACGCTATAATTCATTAAGATCTCAATAGAAAATTATATCGTTGGCCCTTCATTGTCATTTGTTAAGGAAATACAGTTCGAACAAGATAAAATTTTATTGTCACCTTTTGCTTGTGTATAAACAAAAATGCCGTGCTGTACATCTAACAAACTGAAACATCTCTTTTGCAGTTATGCACGAATATGAGTTGCAGATTGACTTTTCAGCAAACCGGCCATCAGAATACTTGAGGTAGAGGCCTGCCTTGAAGTAATGACTTGAATAGCATGAGTGATCTCTCCGGCTGTGAGAATGGAGCTTCATGAGAGGCACCTCTAATGGTAGCAAATGAAAGTATATTCCCATAAACTTGAGTCCATCCACCAACCTGTACACAATATATAGATTACAAACTAGTCCAACTCAAATTCCTACAATGAGAAAGTTAATGAGCATTGCAAAAAATACCTGCTTTCCCTGAAACCAAACTCTATAAGGGACAGTGGTGTTCAATCTTAGCTCCCTTGCCAATCTGTTGACCAAGCTTCGGCTTCCGGTCAATGGAATTACAGAATCTTGATCACCACTGAATATAGAAATTATTTttgtgatgattattgcaaATAGAAGTAATGTCactattaattatattaaaattaaCATGACATATAGTTACCTGTAGACTAAAACTGGAATTCCAGCCTTGACAATCGATCCAACTACTGAGATGGTAGGGTTTTCTAGGTTGAGCATTTGGTAGTCCAAAATGCTAGTATGACAACAtacgaaaaaaaaagtataagaTTTTAACTAGGTAACTAAGATATTGTATCTGTATATTATATCAAGTTAATGGAGTTACTTGCTGCAAACATCCCATCTTCGAACTCCAACAAGCTTAGCATGGAGAGCATTCTGCACATCTTTTCGGTTCAAGTAGTTCACAATCTTGTCTTCTACACACACATCAATCCGCTCTGTAATTTGCTGCCACATTAATATGAAGAGTTAGAAGTGTAAGACGTGGGAGAAATGGCACACTATATGGTTAAATGTGTGAGTAGGCTTAATTACATTGGGGCTTATAGCCTTTGACTGTGAGAGCACAGATGAAATGCAGACATCAAGAGTGACATCATACTTGTCCACAAATTTACTGGTTTCTCTGCTCACTTGGCTCATAACTCTTGAACAAACTGGTGAAACCGAGTCTCTATAGTACTCGCTCACGTAGCGGGAGTAGTTGCAAACAGAAGTGAACATTCTGTATGTTGAGTCTGATATGAGTCCATGAGACCATAAATACTCAGCCCTTGAATTAAAATCGGTGGCGTATTCTAGCACAGGGTTACCCAACTGCATGCACACATAGTTAGAGAGT containing:
- the LOC126793921 gene encoding serine carboxypeptidase-like 45, producing MKTMAIVQLLVLHLCFIAMEVVESSSHHYDHKIVRLPGQPNVSFQHFSGYISVGDHQKNHKALFYYFVEAEINPASKPLVLWLNGGPGCSSLGVGAFSENGPFRPDGQILVRNDYSWNREANMLYLETPIGVGFSYSRQSSNYVAVDDEATAKDNLVFLQRWFKKFPQYKHRDLFLTGESYAGHYIPQLAKLMTEANSKEKLFNLKGLALGNPVLEYATDFNSRAEYLWSHGLISDSTYRMFTSVCNYSRYVSEYYRDSVSPVCSRVMSQVSRETSKFVDKYDVTLDVCISSVLSQSKAISPNQITERIDVCVEDKIVNYLNRKDVQNALHAKLVGVRRWDVCSNILDYQMLNLENPTISVVGSIVKAGIPVLVYSGDQDSVIPLTGSRSLVNRLARELRLNTTVPYRVWFQGKQVGGWTQVYGNILSFATIRGASHEAPFSQPERSLMLFKSLLQGRPLPQVF